Proteins from a genomic interval of Saccopteryx leptura isolate mSacLep1 chromosome 13, mSacLep1_pri_phased_curated, whole genome shotgun sequence:
- the SPMIP5 gene encoding sperm-associated microtubule inner protein 5 → METSKAFMRQLPVTPGYSGFIPYLSCEGTSGEDNMTQCLRIFREKTQQYKDQLEALRCSAASARRLKPICTEERVLRALHQYDRQYHPLSLECKHIKKPLQEPPIPGWAGYLPRARVTELGCATRYTVMARECYKDFLDIVEQAKRAHLKPYEE, encoded by the exons ATGGAGACTTCCAAGGCCTTCATGAGACAGCTGCCAGTCACACCGGGCTACAGTG GCTTCATCCCGTACCTGAGCTGCGAGGGGACCTCCGGCGAGGACAACATGACCCAGTGCCTGCGAATCTTCCGGGAGAAAACCCAGCAATACAAGGACCAGCTGGAGGCATTGCGCTGCTCCGCGGCCAGCGCCCGGAGACTGAAGCCCATCTGTACCGAGGAGCGCGTCCTGCGGGCGCTGCACCAGTACGACCGGCAGTACCACCCCTTGAGTCTGG AATGCAAACACATCAAGAAACCTCTCCAGGAGCCCCCGATCCCTGGCTGGGCGGGCTACCTGCCGAGAGCCAGGGTGACTGAACTAGGCTGCGCCACGCGGTACACTGTCATGGCCCGAGAGTGCTACAAGGACTTCCTGGACATCGTGGAGCAGGCCAAGAGAGCACACCTGAAGCCATATGAGGAGTAA